Below is a genomic region from Citrobacter tructae.
CACCTGTGCGAACCATGTCGGCATCGGCACGTCCGCCAAGGCACAAACCGAGGGCATCAATGGCAATGGACTTACCCGCCCCGGTCTCGCCGGTAATGACGGTCATTCCGCTCTGAAAATCGATCTCAAGTTCACGAACGATAGCAAAATTGCTGATGGTCAGTTGTGCTAACATAGCTGTTTTCCTGTATGAAAAACCATAACTGTAATTACATACAGTATAAACTGGTTTTTTATACAGTAAAGAGGTTGGCGTTAAATTAAAATAATTTTTTTGACCAGCCTAGCTTGGTGCTTAATGTGTTGAAATAGCTGTAGTCTTTGGGGTGAATCAGGTTTAGGTGGTAGTCACAGCGGCGAATCAACACGTCTTCACCTTCCTGGATAGGCAGGGCAATCTGGCTGTCGCAGCTGATCTCAAGATCGCTACGGCGGTGCGAGAAGCGCAGGCGAATCGTGCTGCTACTGTTGATCACCAGCGGTCGCGCCGAGAGCGTGTGCGGGAACATCGGCACCAGCGTAATGGCGTCCAGAGAAGGTGTCAGGATTGGACCACCGGCAGAGAGCGAATAGGCGGTAGACCCGGTTGGCGTGGAAATAATCAGCCCGTCAGAACGCTGGGAAAACGCAAAGACTTCATCGATATAGACTTCAAATTCAATCATGTGCGCGACTTTACCCGGATGCAAAACCACTTCATTGATCGCGGTACTGATGCGCTTCTGGCAATCCTGCTGGCACACCTGGGCCTCCAGCAAAAAACGTTTCTCACTGATGTAGTGGCCTTCCAGGACGTCGGCTAACTGCTGATGCGCATTATCCGGGTCAAGGTCGGTGAGAAAGCCAAGATTGCCACGGTTAATCCCGATGACCTTGATATCATAACGTGCCAGGGTGCGCGCTGCGCCGAGCATGTTGCCATCTCCGCCAACCACTACCGCGAGGTCCGCCTGCTGGCCAATCTCTGCCAGCGTGCCGGTTTGCACATTTTTCAGCTGCAGCTCGCGGGCGATTTGTTGTTCCACGATAACCTCATACCCTTTTGTGCACAGCCAGCGGTAAAGCATTTCATGTGTGGTCAGTGCAGTGGGGTGACGTGGATGCCCCACAATGCCAATACACTTGAAATGTTTGTTCATTTTCTCGAGGTCCTTGTAGCGAAGATGAGTGACAATGTGAGTACTTCCCTTGAATCCCTGAATCTTATCCCCATAATAAGCCAAGTTAGCGAGATGAATGCGAAAAAACGCGGAGAAATTCATGAGTAGTAAAGAACAGAAAACGCCTGAGGGGCAAGCCCCGGAAGAAATTATCATGGATCAGCACGAAGAAGTTGAGGCGGTTGAATCAGACGCTTCTGCTGAGCAGGTGGATCCGCGCGATGAAAAAATTGCGAATCTGGAAGCTCAGCTTGCTGAAGCCGAAACGCGCGAGCGTGACAACGTGTTGCGTATCAAAGCGGAAATGGAAAACCTGCGTCGTCGTACTGAACTGGACGTAGAAAAGGCGCATAAGTTCGCGCTGGAAAAATTCGTTAACGAACTGCTGCCGGTGCTGGATAGCCTGGACCGTGCGCTGGAAGTGGCGGATAAAGACAACGACGCCATGGCCGCGATGATCGAAGGTATCGAACTGACCCGTAAATCGATGCTGGATGTGGTGGCGAAGTTTGGTGTGCAAGTGGTTGCGGATATCGATGTGCCGATGGACCCGAACGTACATCAGGCGATTGCCATGGTTGAGTCTGATGACGTTGCCGCCGGTAACGTACTGATGGTGATGCAGAAAGGCTATACCCTGAACGGACGTACCATCCGTGCCGCGATGGTGTCTGTGGCGAAAGCTAAAGGCTAATCAGCCTGTAGCGCCGGATAACGCATCTGCATTACCCGGCGCTATATTACTACCCCTGGTCTGCCACGCTCTCCCGCAGCGGTTTTACTGGCAAGACCTGCACCTGTTTAATCATATTATCCTGGACGTCGAGAATATCGATATCGTACTGACCAATGCGCACCCGCGTACCGGCCACCGGGATCTCTTCCAGCGCTTCAAGAATAATCCCGTTCACGGTTCGCGCATCATCTTCCGGCAAGTGCCAGTTAAAGGCTTTGTTGATTTCGCGCACGTTGGCGCTGCCGTCAATAATGACTGAACCGTCATTTTGCGGGGTGACTTCCTCGGCAAGCGTCGGTGACATGGAAGTGGTGAAGTCGCCGACAATTTCTTCCAGGATATCTTCGACCGTGACCAGACCCTGAACGTCGCCATATTCGTTAACCACCAGGCCGACCTTCTTTTTATTGCGTTGAAATTTGATCAACTGGGTGCTGAGAGGCGTACCTTCCGGGACGTAATAGATCTCATCGGCGGCGCGTAGCATGGTCTCTTTGGTGAACTCTTTTTTCTCTGCCATCAGGCGCCAGGCCTCTCGTACACGCAGCATACTGATGGTGTCATCCAGCGAGTCGCGGTAGAGCACAATGCGACCGTGCGGGGAATGCGACAGTTGACGCACGATCGATTTCCAGTCGTCGTTGATATCAATACCTATGATTTCGTTACGCGGAACCATGATGTCGTCGACGCTGATTTTTTCCAGATCCAGTACTGACAGCAGCATATCCTGATTACGGCGCGAGATTTGCGAGCGTGATTCATTCACCAGCGTTCGCAGTTCGTCTTTACTCAGTGAACCGCTCACCACGATATCCGTTTTGATGCCCATCATGCGCATCAGCAGACGGGTAATGGTGTTCAGTAGCCAAACCAGCGGCATCATCAGAATCTGCAATGGCACCAGTAAGAAACTGCTGGGGTAGGCAACTTTTTCTGGATATAGCGCAGCGATGGTTTTTGGCAGCACTTCAGCAAAAACCAGCACCACAAAGGTCAGTACCCCGGTGGCAATCGCCACGCCCGCATCACCATACAGACGCATACCGACGATAGTGCCGAGCGCGGAGGCCAGGATGTTCACCAGGTTGTTGCCAATGAGCACCAGGCTTATCAGGCGGTCCGGCTTATGGAGTAATTTTTCAACGCGCTTCGCCTGACGATTCCCCTGCTTGGCCCGGTGACGCAGACGGTAGCGGTTCAGGGTCATCATTCCGGTTTCGGAACCGGAAAAATAGGCTGAAATAACCACCATGATGAGAAGCGTAACAATGAGCGTGGTGGTGGAGATGTGTTCCACGTAGGGTTCCTTAAAGACTTAACTCACAAGCTGCTGCAGTATGCGACTTCCAAAATAGGCCAGCGTCAGAATGCCGGCGCCTGTGACGTTAAACCATACGACACGACGTCCGCGCCAGCCTTCATGATAATGCCCCCACAGCAGAACGATATAGACAAACCATGCCACGATAGAGAGCACGGCTTTATCAATATTTTCGGTACTGAACAGGTTATGCATGTAAAACAGGCCGGTACACAGGGTCAGCGTCAGTAGAACCACGCCTATCTGAGTGATGTGAAACATTTTGCGCTCAATGCTCATCAGCGGCGGCATTTCATTGTTGAACGCCAGCTTTTTATTCTTCAACTGGTAATCAATCCACGCCAGCTGCAGCGCGTACAGTGCGGCAATAATCAGCGTGGCATAGGATAAGAGCGATAGCCCGATGTGGACCATCATACCCGGCGTGGCTTCAAGGTGGGTGATGTACTCGTTGGGCATAAACGTGGCGCAGGCCAGATTGATTAGTGCAAAGGCATAAACAATCGGCAGCAGCAGCCAGCCGCGATTGCGCGAGGCCACAATGGTCATTACCGTACAGATCATCAGACTGACGAGCGAACCGACGTTCAACAGGCTCAGGTTTTGTCCATTCTCACCACCGGGCAAAATACGCGCTTCCAGGGCAAAAGCGTGGCACACCAGCGCGATAACCGCAGAAAGAATAGCCATACGCCGCCAGCCGCTGTTTTTTTGCAGCAGGGCGGGAACGATCAGCGCAAGGCTGACGGAATAGGCGACAAGGGCGAACAAAGCAAAAACGGGCATATAGGTGTCGACAGTTGACCAGTGATAAAGAAAAGCAGTATAGCGTTACGTGACCGCTGCTCCAACCGTTGCATAACAACAAAGGCGGCTTCATGTTATACTGCGACAAAATTCTGTTGATGTGTCGCGCTAGCGACCGACCGTTTCCACCCCAGGCGAGAGACAATGTTTGATAATTTAACCGATCGTTTGTCGCGCACGCTGCGCAATATCAGTGGCCGTGGACGCCTTACTGAAGACAACGTTAAAGAAACGCTGCGCGAAGTGCGCATGGCGCTGCTGGAGGCTGACGTTGCGCTGCCGGTAGTGCGTGAGTTTATCAATCGCGTAAAAGAGAAAGCGGTTGGTCATGAAGTTAACAAAAGCCTGACCCCAGGTCAGGAGTTCGTCAAAATCGTTCGTAGCGAACTGGTTGCGGCGATGGGCGAAGAGAACCAGACCCTGAATCTGGCTGCTCAGCCGCCAGCCGTTGTGCTGATGGCGGGTCTGCAGGGCGCAGGTAAAACGACCAGCGTGGCGAAGCTGGGTAAATTCCTGCGCGAGAAGCACAAGAAGAAAGTGCTGGTCGTCTCCGCCGACGTTTATCGCCCGGCGGCGATCAAACAGCTGGAAACGCTGGCTGAGCAGGTTGAGGTCGACTTCTTCCCGTCAGACGTTGGTCAGAAACCGGTCGATATCGTTAACGCCGCGCTGAAAGAAGCGAAGCTGAAATTCTACGACGTGCTGCTGGTGGATACCGCCGGTCGTCTGCACGTTGACGAAGCGATGATGGACGAAATCAAACAGGTCCACGCGTCTATCAATCCGGTAGAAACGCTGTTTGTTGTCGATGCCATGACCGGTCAGGATGCTGCGAATACCGCCAAAGCGTTTAACGAAGCGCTGCCGTTAACCGGTGTGGTACTGACTAAAGTCGATGGTGATGCCCGTGGTGGTGCTGCGCTCTCTATTCGTCATATCACTGGCAAACCGATTAAGTTCCTCGGTGTCGGTGAGAAAACCGAAGCGCTGGAGCCATTCCACCCGGATCGTATTGCTTCGCGTATCCTTGGCATGGGCGACGTACTGTCGCTGATCGAAGATATCGAAAGCAAGGTTGATCGCGCGCAGGCTGAGAAGCTGGCGACCAAGCTGAAGAAGGGCGACGGTTTCGACCTGAACGACTTCTTAGAACAGCTTAAACAGATGAAAAACATGGGCGGCATGGCAAGCCTGATGGGCAAGCTGCCGGGCATGGGTCAGATCCCTGATAACGTGAAATCGCAGATGGACGATAAAGTGCTGGTGCGTATGGAAGCCATCATCAACTCGATGACGATGAAAGAACGCGCCAAGCCGGAAATCATTAAAGGTTCCCGTAAGCGCCGTATCGCACAGGGCTGCGGTATGCAGGTCCAGGATGTTAACCGCCTTCTGAAACAGTTCGACGACATGCAGCGCATGATGAAGAAAATGAAGAAGGGCGGGATGGCCAAGATGATGCGGAATATGAAGGGCATGATGCCGCCAGGCTTCCCTGGTAGATAAATATATCGGGCTACCTTATTTGCCATTTTTACGCCGGAGTGTGCTCAACAAAACACTATAGTGTTTTGAACGCACTTCAGGGCGGCCCGCAGGGCGAGCGGAGCGAGTAAATGCTCACGTACTGCGTGTACGCTCCGCTTTCTGTGCGCACGCCGACGCCAAACTGGCCGCAACGGTAACGCCCTGGTATAAAGCTTCATCACATGTTGATTGCTTTTTTCCCAGAAATCAGTAAAATTTTCGGGCTTTTAATATGACACCGGGTCCCTTCCCTCGATGGGGCCCGGTGTTTTATTCACACAAGAGGATGTTATGGTTACTATTCGTTTAGCTCGTCACGGCGCTAAAAAGCGTCCGTTCTACCAGGTTGTTGTTACTGACAGCCGTAATGCACGCAACGGTCGCTTCATTGAGCGCGTTGGCTTCTTTAACCCAATCGCTAACGAAAAAGAAGAAGGCACTCGCCTGGATCTGGATCGTATCGCTCACTGGGTTGGCCAGGGCGCGACTATTTCTGATCGCGTAGCTACGCTGATCAAAGCAGCAAACAAAGCAGCTTAATCTGTCACGGTGGTCATGATGAGCAAGCAACTCGCCGCACAGGCGCCCGTGGAACCCTTAGTTCTGGGGAAAATGGGGTCTCCTTACGGTATCCGTGGTTGGCTCAGAGTGTTTTCTTCCACTGAAGACGCCGAAAGCATTTTTGACTATCAGCCCTGGTTTATCCAGAAGGCGGGTCAGTGGCAGCAAGTACAGCTGGAAAGCTGGAAGCACCACAATCAGGATTTGATCATCAAGCTGAAAGGTATTGACGATCGTGATGCGGCGAACGTACTGACTAATTGTGAAATTGTCGTAGATTCCTCGCAGTTGCCAGCGCTGGATGATGGCACTTACTACTGGAAAGACCTTATGGGCTGCCAGGTAGTGACCACTGAAGGCTACGAACTCGGTAAAGTCGTCGATATGATGGAAACCGGTTCGAATGACGTAATCGTCATCAAGGCAAACCTGAAAGATGCGTTTGGTATCAAGGAACGTTTAGTACCGTTCCTCGATGGGCAGGTTATCAAGAAAGTCGATCTCACTACTCGTACTATCGAAGTAGATTGGGATCCTGGTTTTTAAACCACCGGATAAACGGTAAAAGTCGGCGTGATGGGGATTGGCTTGTGTTTATAGGTATCGTTAGCCTGTTTCCAGAAATGTTCCGCGCAATTACCGATTACGGGGTAACTGGCCGGGCAGTAAAAAATGGCTTGCTGAACATCCAGAGCTGGAGTCCTCGTGACTTTGCTCATGACCGGCACCGTACCGTGGACGATCGTCCTTACGGCGGCGGACCGGGGATGTTAATGATGGTGCAACCTTTACGGGATGCCATTCATGCAGCAAAAGATGCGGCAGGTGAAGGCGCGAAAGTGATTTATCTGTCACCTCAGGGACGCAAGCTTGATCAAGCGGGCGTTAGCGAACTGGCCACGAATCAAAAGCTGATTCTGGTGTGCGGTCGCTATGAGGGAGTAGATGAGCGCGTGATTCAGACCGAAATTGATGAAGAATGGTCAATCGGCGATTACGTTCTCAGCGGTGGAGAATTAGCAGCAATGACGCTGATTGATTCCGTTTCCCGGTTTATTCCGGGGGTACTGGGTCATGAAGCTTCGGCAACGGAAGATTCCTTTGCCGATGGATTGCTGGACTGCCCGCACTATACCCGACCTGAAGTGTTAGAACAGATGGAAGTACCGGCAGTATTGCTGTCGGGGAACCACGCTGAGATACGTCGCTGGCGTTTGAAGCAGTCGCTGGGCCGTACCTGGCTTAGAAGACCTGAACTTCTGGAAAACCTGGCTCTGACTGAAGAGCAAGCAAGGTTGCTGGCGGAGTTCAAAAAGGAACACGCACAACAGCAACATAAACATGATGGGCAGGCGTAAGCCCCCAATATCAGTTTACCCAGGATAAGAGATTAAATTATGAGCAACATTATTAAGCAACTTGAACAAGAACAGATGAAGCAGGACGTACCTTCCTTCCGTCCGGGTGATACCGTGGAAGTGAAAGTATGGGTTGTTGAAGGTTCCAAAAAACGTCTGCAGGCATTCGAGGGCGTGGTTATCGCTATTCGTAACCGCGGTCTGCACTCTGCATTCACTGTTCGTAAAATCTCCAACGGCGAAGGCGTTGAGCGTGTCTTCCAGACTCACTCTCCGGTAGTTGACAGCATTGCTGTTAAACGTCGTGGTGCTGTTCGTAAAGCTAAACTGTACTACCTGCGTGAGCGCACTGGTAAGTCTGCTCGTATCAAAGAGCGTCTTAACTAAGATATCGCTCAGGCGACATCCTGACAGAAGGGGCTGGCCAATGGGCTGGCCCTTTTTTTTATCTCGATAAAATGCTCTTTGCCAACGATTAAGCCGATCGAGGGGTGGCGATCCTGCTGGAAAGGGGAATTGTGGTGTTGGAGATGACGGGTTTCACCATAGACATCGACTGGCTGCGCCAGGGACTGTGTTGGCGCAGTCAGTCGAGTATGGGGACTAAGGCGTGCTGATGACGACCGCAACACGGCGGTTTTCGGCACGGCCTTTTGAGGTCTGGTTACTGGCAATCGGGTATTTTTTCCCCAATCCTTGTGTCGTCAGATTGCTACGTGGGATGTTGGCGCCCTGAGCCCAGGCGTCTGCAACCACATTGGCTCGCTTGAGTGACAGGGCTTCGTTGTAGCTGTCTTCGCCGTAATTATCAGTATGACCATCCAGACGCGCATGGTTCAGGCCGGTTGCTGCCAGTTTGGATGCCATTTCCTGTATCTGTTTTTCACTTTCAGGACGCAGTTTATAGTCGTTTTTATCAAACAGGATTGTATCAGACAGACCCAGCGACCAGTCGCCTGACGCTTCGGTAAATCCATATGATTTCATGGCAGCAATTTGCTCAGGGGTAAATTTGCCCTGAGGAGCCTGACAGCCAGCCAGAATCAGTATTATCAGAATAAACGGGGATAATAGTCGTTTTAGCATGTGTGTAATTCCTTAATTTTTAATGATGCGTTCAGAACGCAAATGTTTAGCCTGATACATATTGTGATCGGCAAGTTCTTGTAATTTCTCGGCAGAGGCATGTTCCCACGTCAGCGCAAATCCGATGCTTAGTGTCATGCTTGCCAGATGACCATTGTGAAGGTCAAACGGACGATTAAATTCTTGAGACAGCGCCGCGCAGATACGCTGAACTTCGTATTCAGAATGGACGCTGTACAGCACCATGGCAAATTCATCGCCGCCAAGCCGGTAGGGCTGATGCTGATTACCACCAAATTCGGCCAGCCTCTTTGCGACTTCAATCAGGACCCGGTCGCCTGCAGCGTGCCCCCAAGTATCATTAATAAATTTAAAATTATCGCCATCAAGGAATAACAACGCAGAACTGCTATGGGCAGCATCGTCGTTCATCAGGGCGTTAATGCTGCTGCGAAATGCAGCGCGATTTGCAAGTCCGGTCAGGGGGTCGTGCAGCGCGGTACGTAACAGCTGAGCGTTTTTAGCCTGCAGTCGCAGTTGCCACTCTTCCATCTCATCCAGCAGACTATTAAAGTCCTGAGCAAACAGATGAAACTCTTCAATGCGCTCTTCGGATACTCGCCGTGAGAAGTTGCGGTTGGTACGAACATCGTGCACCACCTCGGTAATATTTTGCAGCGCTTCAACGACGCCGTTATGCAAATAACGAGTGAGCATTAATGCAATACCGGAGGCCAGCAAAATGCATCCGGTCAGCACGGCCAGTGACAGATAGATGAAATGGCTGATGACGCTGTCGCGTGCAATCAGGCGCACTTCACCAATGACGTTGCCATTGTGCAAAATAGGCTGTGTCACCGGCTGAGGGAACAGCCAGTGGCTGATCAGACCGCTGATCTTATCGGTTGTGTCCTGGGCGTCATAACGCCAGGTGGCGATCACCTTTTGATTTTTATTGCGTACTTCCGCAACGGAGAATTGCCCTTGTTGTCCCAGTGCAGCCAGCGTTTCTGTTGCCGCAACGCTATCGGAAAACACCAATGAAGCTTCAAGCGAGTGGGTCATGGTTGCGGCGGTCAGATCCAGATTTTTTTGCGCATACTGCTTGAGTGCCAGCACGGAAGAAATGCTCAGCAGCAGCCAGATCAGCGTCATAGTAACCAGTACGCTGACGATGCTGATACGCCGTAATGTCCGTTTGAACGTCGGGCGTGTTATGGGAGAAATACCCTTATCCATGCTTATTATTCCGTGCAAGCATCAATACGTCAGGACTGACCCTTACACCACTACGTGAGAGGGAGTCCATATTTACTGAAAACCTCACTTCTTCATTATTTATGATGAGGCAAAAGGCGCTACCAATAACGCAATCGGAATTCTGTTCGGCAATTAATAACAATGCCTTAGTCGGGAATTGACTCTTTAATTCCACCTGAAATGCCGGGGATTCATTGCCAAAATAAAAACCGTCACACTGCGCAACTAAACTGTCTTGTTGTGTATGAACGATGACGGGAAGATAGGGTAACGCCCCGGAACGCGTATCTTGCAGCACACTGGTAAAACGTGATGAAGAGAAAATACACAGTTTGGGCGGACCGGAAAGCACAGGCCAGCGCGTGTAGCTGACGATACCGGAAACCATCGAGCGTACGGATTTCGCCTCTTCCGTCACGTTTTGGGCATACAGCGGTAATCCGGACAGTAGCAGTGCCAGTAGAAGTATGAGTCGATAAGAAAAGCTCATGAAAAGGTACCTACCAGCGTTAGCCGTAATACGTCGAAATACATTCACGATTGTTCGCAACAAAGTAACATTATTTTACCAAGGCGTCATTATATCTGGAGGGATAATATTACTGATTTAAGTTAAATCTCATTATTTTATTCATTATAACTTATTGTTTAATTTAGCCTTATAGATGCAGCGCCTTCATTTGAACCATTTTGCCAGGCACTGTGTAATTGACTAACATCTTCCACAGTGTCGCAACTTGGTGGAAAGGTTTTTCCGGCCAGTCCCCTTGCGTAGACAAAATCCGGCTGACAGGTTTTTCTCTGCCCTTCGGTATAACCCTTAAGATATTGTGCACGATCGACCTCGGGGTCATTGTAATTGTCGGCAAGCGTTTCATTATCTTTAACGACATACCCCGAAATAGCATCTTGTATCCCGGCATCGTACCAGTCAGTGCCGGTCCAAGTTGGGGCGTGGGTATAGGGATCTATCTGACATCCGCTAAGAAGTAATGCCAATACAGTGCAGACGAGTTGCTTCATTGCTGGTACTCCCTGGTTTTTTTAAAGCATAGCGGATCTGATAATTAGTGTGTGTAAATTTAAGTGTACGAATTCGCGTCATGTATTTGCTGTAAAATAGCATCTTGTAAATTAATATTTACGGAATGTGGATTGAAATCTTTACCTGTTGTGTTATCGTAATCACCTCCTCGCTGAGGAATAACTATCGCAAACGAGCTAAACAGGATCGCCATCATGCAAAAAGACGCGCTGAATAACGTACATATTACCGACGAACAGGTTCTGATGACCCCGGAACAACTTAAAACGGCGTTCCCGTTGAGTCAGGCGCAAGAGGAGCAAATTGCTCAGTCGCGCAAAACGATTTCTGACATCATCGCTGGTCGCGATCCGCGTTTGCTGGTGGTGTGTGGCCCTTGCTCAATTCACGATCCTGAAACTGCTCTGGAATATGCTCGTCGATTTAAAGCCCTTGCCGCAGAGGTCAGCGATAGCCTCTACCTGGTGATGCGCGTCTATTTTGAAAAACCCCGTACCACCGTCGGCTGGAAAGGGTTGATTAACGATCCTCACATGGATGGCTCTTTTGATGTTGAAGCAGGCCTGAAAATTGCGCGTCAGTTGCTGCTTGAACTGGTGAATATGGGGCTGCCGCTGGCAACAGAAGCGTTGGATCCCAACAGCCCGCAATACCTGGGCGATCTATTTAGCTGGTCCGCTATCGGTGCGCGTACGACTGAATCACAGACTCACCGTGAAATGGCTTCGGGTCTGTCCATGCCGGTTGGTTTTAAAAACGGCACTGACGGCAGCCTGGCGACAGCCATTAACGCCATGCGCGCAGCGGCACAGTCGCACCGTTTTGTGGGGATTAACCAGGCAGGGCAGGTGGCACTGCTGCAAACGCAGGGTAATCCGGACGGTCACGTGATTCTACGCGGTGGTAAAGCACCAAATTACAGTCCTGCAGATGTCGCTCAGTGCGAAAAAGAAATGGAGCAGGCGGGACTGCGACCGTCACTGATGGTAGATTGCAGTCATGGTAACTCCAACAAAGATTACCGTCGCCAGCCTGCCGTCGCAGAGTCTGTGATTGCGCAAATTAAAGATGGCAATCGTTCAATCATCGGCTTGATGATAGAAAGCAATATTCACGAAGGCAACCAGTCTTCCGAGCAACCGCGTAGCGCAATGAAATACGGCGTGTCCGTAACAGACGCCTGCATTAGCTGGGAAATGACGGACGCGTTGTTGCGTGAAATTAATAAAGACTTGAACGGCCAACTGGCGACGCGCCTGGCTTAAGAGGTGAGTTATGGTGGCTGAATTGACCGCATTACGCGATCAAATTGATGAAGTGGATAAGGCGCTGCTGGATTTGCTGGCACGCCGTCTGGAACTGGTTGCCGAAGTTGGCGAGGTAAAAAGTCGCTTCGGGCTACCGATTTACGTGCCTGAGCGGGAGGCGTCTATGCTGGCTTCTCGCCGTGCAGAAGCCGAAGCGCTCGGGGTACCGCCGGATCTGATTGAAGATGTATTACGTCGTGTAATGCGTGAGTCATACTCCAGCGAGAATGACAAAGGATTTAAAACACTTTGTCCTGATTTACGCCCGGTGGTGATCGTCGGTGGTGGTGGTCAGATGGGACGGCTGTTCGAGAAAATGCTTACTCTGTCGGGTTATCAGGTGCGTATTCTTGAACAACAGGACTGGGATCGCGCCGAGGACATCGTGGCCGACGCTGGAATGGTAATCGTTAGCGTGCCTATTCACGTCACAGAGCAGGTGATCGCGAAATTACCGCGCTTGCCTGCTGATTGTATCCTGGTCGATCTGGCCTCGGTGAAAAACGGCCCGCTGCAGGCGATGCTGGCGGCGCACGATGGTCCGGTAGTAGGATTGCATCCGATGTTTGGCCCGGACAGCGGCAGTCTGGCAAAGCAGGTGGTTGTCTGGTGCGATGGACGCCAGCCGGAAGCCTATCAATGGTTCCTGGAACAGATTCAGGTCTGGGGAGCGAGGCTGCATCGGATCAGCGCCGTCGAGCACGATCAGAACATGGCGTTTATTCAGGCGTTGCGCCACTTTGCAACCTTCGCTTACGGGTTGCACTTAGCGGAAGAGAATGTTCAGCTTGAGCAGTTACTGGCGCTATCTTCGCCGAT
It encodes:
- the nadK gene encoding NAD(+) kinase, with product MNKHFKCIGIVGHPRHPTALTTHEMLYRWLCTKGYEVIVEQQIARELQLKNVQTGTLAEIGQQADLAVVVGGDGNMLGAARTLARYDIKVIGINRGNLGFLTDLDPDNAHQQLADVLEGHYISEKRFLLEAQVCQQDCQKRISTAINEVVLHPGKVAHMIEFEVYIDEVFAFSQRSDGLIISTPTGSTAYSLSAGGPILTPSLDAITLVPMFPHTLSARPLVINSSSTIRLRFSHRRSDLEISCDSQIALPIQEGEDVLIRRCDYHLNLIHPKDYSYFNTLSTKLGWSKKLF
- the grpE gene encoding nucleotide exchange factor GrpE, which produces MSSKEQKTPEGQAPEEIIMDQHEEVEAVESDASAEQVDPRDEKIANLEAQLAEAETRERDNVLRIKAEMENLRRRTELDVEKAHKFALEKFVNELLPVLDSLDRALEVADKDNDAMAAMIEGIELTRKSMLDVVAKFGVQVVADIDVPMDPNVHQAIAMVESDDVAAGNVLMVMQKGYTLNGRTIRAAMVSVAKAKG
- a CDS encoding HlyC/CorC family transporter, whose amino-acid sequence is MEHISTTTLIVTLLIMVVISAYFSGSETGMMTLNRYRLRHRAKQGNRQAKRVEKLLHKPDRLISLVLIGNNLVNILASALGTIVGMRLYGDAGVAIATGVLTFVVLVFAEVLPKTIAALYPEKVAYPSSFLLVPLQILMMPLVWLLNTITRLLMRMMGIKTDIVVSGSLSKDELRTLVNESRSQISRRNQDMLLSVLDLEKISVDDIMVPRNEIIGIDINDDWKSIVRQLSHSPHGRIVLYRDSLDDTISMLRVREAWRLMAEKKEFTKETMLRAADEIYYVPEGTPLSTQLIKFQRNKKKVGLVVNEYGDVQGLVTVEDILEEIVGDFTTSMSPTLAEEVTPQNDGSVIIDGSANVREINKAFNWHLPEDDARTVNGIILEALEEIPVAGTRVRIGQYDIDILDVQDNMIKQVQVLPVKPLRESVADQG
- a CDS encoding cytochrome C assembly family protein, with product MPVFALFALVAYSVSLALIVPALLQKNSGWRRMAILSAVIALVCHAFALEARILPGGENGQNLSLLNVGSLVSLMICTVMTIVASRNRGWLLLPIVYAFALINLACATFMPNEYITHLEATPGMMVHIGLSLLSYATLIIAALYALQLAWIDYQLKNKKLAFNNEMPPLMSIERKMFHITQIGVVLLTLTLCTGLFYMHNLFSTENIDKAVLSIVAWFVYIVLLWGHYHEGWRGRRVVWFNVTGAGILTLAYFGSRILQQLVS
- the ffh gene encoding signal recognition particle protein, yielding MFDNLTDRLSRTLRNISGRGRLTEDNVKETLREVRMALLEADVALPVVREFINRVKEKAVGHEVNKSLTPGQEFVKIVRSELVAAMGEENQTLNLAAQPPAVVLMAGLQGAGKTTSVAKLGKFLREKHKKKVLVVSADVYRPAAIKQLETLAEQVEVDFFPSDVGQKPVDIVNAALKEAKLKFYDVLLVDTAGRLHVDEAMMDEIKQVHASINPVETLFVVDAMTGQDAANTAKAFNEALPLTGVVLTKVDGDARGGAALSIRHITGKPIKFLGVGEKTEALEPFHPDRIASRILGMGDVLSLIEDIESKVDRAQAEKLATKLKKGDGFDLNDFLEQLKQMKNMGGMASLMGKLPGMGQIPDNVKSQMDDKVLVRMEAIINSMTMKERAKPEIIKGSRKRRIAQGCGMQVQDVNRLLKQFDDMQRMMKKMKKGGMAKMMRNMKGMMPPGFPGR
- the rpsP gene encoding 30S ribosomal protein S16, whose product is MVTIRLARHGAKKRPFYQVVVTDSRNARNGRFIERVGFFNPIANEKEEGTRLDLDRIAHWVGQGATISDRVATLIKAANKAA
- the rimM gene encoding ribosome maturation factor RimM (Essential for efficient processing of 16S rRNA) translates to MSKQLAAQAPVEPLVLGKMGSPYGIRGWLRVFSSTEDAESIFDYQPWFIQKAGQWQQVQLESWKHHNQDLIIKLKGIDDRDAANVLTNCEIVVDSSQLPALDDGTYYWKDLMGCQVVTTEGYELGKVVDMMETGSNDVIVIKANLKDAFGIKERLVPFLDGQVIKKVDLTTRTIEVDWDPGF
- the trmD gene encoding tRNA (guanosine(37)-N1)-methyltransferase TrmD; this translates as MFIGIVSLFPEMFRAITDYGVTGRAVKNGLLNIQSWSPRDFAHDRHRTVDDRPYGGGPGMLMMVQPLRDAIHAAKDAAGEGAKVIYLSPQGRKLDQAGVSELATNQKLILVCGRYEGVDERVIQTEIDEEWSIGDYVLSGGELAAMTLIDSVSRFIPGVLGHEASATEDSFADGLLDCPHYTRPEVLEQMEVPAVLLSGNHAEIRRWRLKQSLGRTWLRRPELLENLALTEEQARLLAEFKKEHAQQQHKHDGQA
- the rplS gene encoding 50S ribosomal protein L19, producing MSNIIKQLEQEQMKQDVPSFRPGDTVEVKVWVVEGSKKRLQAFEGVVIAIRNRGLHSAFTVRKISNGEGVERVFQTHSPVVDSIAVKRRGAVRKAKLYYLRERTGKSARIKERLN
- a CDS encoding OmpA family protein, translating into MLKRLLSPFILIILILAGCQAPQGKFTPEQIAAMKSYGFTEASGDWSLGLSDTILFDKNDYKLRPESEKQIQEMASKLAATGLNHARLDGHTDNYGEDSYNEALSLKRANVVADAWAQGANIPRSNLTTQGLGKKYPIASNQTSKGRAENRRVAVVISTP